Proteins co-encoded in one Brassica oleracea var. oleracea cultivar TO1000 chromosome C4, BOL, whole genome shotgun sequence genomic window:
- the LOC106337644 gene encoding receptor-like protein 12 → MFESRLRLHFLSLILLCCVSPSSFYTFKYDRRSYVACHPNQTQALTDFMNEFDSSHCNLSDPYNGVWCDKWTGALTMLRLQACLSGTLKPNSSLFRLHHLRHLVLYQNNFISSSLPSEFGNLSRLEVLYLGNNSFVGQVPSSFNNLSLLSYLSLSLNELIGSFPLVRNLAKLSFLDLSNNHFSGTLNPNNTSLFELHHLRYLGLASNKFSSSIHSEFGKLNRLEILYLSSNYFFGQVPPTISNLTSLTNLYLEDNQLTGSFPLVQNLTMLSTIEFSFNKLSGTLPSSLFNMPFLTSLDLRGNDLNGSINFPNSSTPSWLEFLYLGNNHFEGKIIEPISNLINLIYLDLSFLNTSYPIDVSLFSSLKSLSVLDLSANSISPASLHTNSEIPTNLERLYLQGCDITEFPKILKNLEKLELVAITDNRIKGKIPEWVWNLPRLTTLFALNNSMDGFEGPVDVLVNSSVRNLMLELNSFEGAIPILPLSISVFYASHNRFTGSIPLSICNYRSLTQLKLDYNNLTGPIPQCLSNLKVLNLRKNNLDGSIPDAFYTGASLQTLDFGHNRLTGKLPRSLQNCSSLEFLVVDHNMIKDKFPFWLKTLPKLQVLILSSNKFYGSISPPDQSPLGFPELRIFEISDNKFTGSLPPTYFVNWNVSSLTAKEDDAPRYMQYGIISYGAVQNVPETIDLQYKGLSMEQKFVLTSYATIDFSGNRIEGQIPESIGLLKALIALNFSNNAFTGHIPLSLANLSNLESLDLSSNHLSGTIPNGLGSLSFLAYINVSHNQLKGEIPQGTQITGQAKSSFEGNSGLCGLPLQETCFGTNVPPTQEPPEEEKEEEEKMLNWKGVAIGYGPGVLLGLAISHLISTYKPEWFVNIIGPNKRRNR, encoded by the coding sequence ATGTTTGAATCCCGTTTGCGTTTGCATTTTCTCTCCCTAATCTTGCTTTGTTGTGTCTCCCCTTCAAGCTTCTACACTTTCAAATACGATAGGAGGAGTTATGTTGCTTGTCATCCCAATCAGACTCAAGCTCTTACTGATTTCATGAACGAGTTTGATAGCAGCCACTGCAACCTTAGCGACCCCTATAATGGAGTCTGGTGCGATAAATGGACCGGTGCGCTCACAATGCTACGACTCCAGGCCTGCCTCAGTGGAACGCTAAAGCCCAATAGTAGCCTCTTCAGATTACATCATCTTCGTCACCTTGTCCTCTATCAAAACAACTTCATCTCATCTTCACTTCCTTCAGAATTTGGCAATCTCAGCAGGTTAGAGGTCTTATATCTTGGCAATAATAGTTTTGTAGGCCAAGTTCCTTCCTCATTTAATAACCTAAGCCTGCTTTCCTATTTATCTCTTTCCCTAAACGAGCTCATCGGTAGTTTCCCACTTGTACGGAATCTAGCAAAGCTCTCGTTTTTAGACCTTTCTAATAATCATTTCTCTGGAACTCTAAATCCCAACAATACTAGCCTGTTTGAGTTGCACCACCTCCGTTACCTTGGCCTAGCTAGCAACAAATTCAGTTCATCAATCCATTCTGAGTTTGGAAAACTCAACAGACTAGAAATCTTGTATCTTTCCTCCAATTACTTTTTCGGGCAAGTTCCTCCAACAATTAGTAACCTAACCTCGTTAACCAACTTGTACCTTGAAGACAACCAGCTCACTGGTAGTTTCCCACTTGTACAAAACCTTACCATGCTCTCAACTATAGAATTCAGTTTTAACAAATTGTCTGGAACCCTCCCATCTTCTCTATTCAATATGCCTTTCTTAACAAGTCTCGATCTTAGAGGAAACGATCTTAACGGATCTATTAATTTTCCTAATTCCTCTACCCCATCTTGGCTCGAGTTCTTGTACCTTGGGAATAACCATTTTGAAGGAAAAATCATAGAGCCTATCTCAAATCTCATCAACCTCATATATCTAGACCTTTCTTTCTTAAACACAAGTTACCCGATTGATGTAAGCCTCTTCTCCTCGCTAAAATCTTTGTCGGTTCTCGATCTTTCGGCTAATAGTATATCTCCGGCCAGTTTACATACAAATTCAGAAATCCCAACAAACTTGGAGAGATTGTATCTACAAGGCTGTGACATCACCGAGTTCCCAAAAATCTTAAAGAACCTTGAGAAGTTGGAGCTTGTAGCAATAACCGACAATAGAATCAAAGGGAAAATCCCGGAGTGGGTATGGAACCTTCCTCGTCTGACCACATTGTTTGCTCTCAATAATTCCATGGATGGTTTCGAAGGTCCAGTGGATGTTTTGGTAAATTCATCGGTGAGGAATTTAATGCTGGAGCTAAACAGTTTTGAAGGTGCAATCCCTATTCTACCACTCTCCATCAGCGTTTTCTATGCATCACACAACAGATTCACAGGGAGCATTCCTCTTTCAATCTGCAACTATAGATCTCTCACGCAATTGAAGCTAGACTACAACAACCTCACGGGTCCTATCCCCCAATGCTTGAGTAACTTGAAGGTTTTGAATCTCCGGAAGAACAACTTGGATGGAAGTATTCCTGACGCCTTTTATACCGGTGCTTCTCTACAGACACTTGACTTTGGACACAATCGACTAACCGGGAAACTTCCAAGATCTCTTCAAAATTGCTCATCCCTAGAGTTTCTAGTTGTTGACCACAACATGATCAAAGACAAGTTCCCTTTCTGGCTCAAGACTTTACCGAAATTGCAAGTCCTTATCCTCAGTTCAAACAAGTTCTATGGCTCTATATCTCCTCCTGATCAAAGTCCTCTCGGGTTTCCAGAGCTTCGCATATTTGAGATATCTGATAATAAATTCACTGGAAGCTTGCCACCAACTTACTTTGTGAATTGGAATGTCTCGTCACTTACAGCGAAAGAAGATGATGCTCCTCGATATATGCAATACGGAATAATTAGCTATGGGGCAGTGCAAAACGTTCCAGAGACTATAGATTTGCAATACAAAGGTTTATCGATGGAGCAAAAGTTTGTACTTACTTCTTACGCCACCATCGATTTTTCTGGGAATAGAATTGAAGGACAGATTCCTGAATCCATTGGTCTCTTGAAAGCGCTGATTGCACTCAACTTTTCCAACAACGCCTTCACAGGCCATATTCCTTTGTCGTTGGCCAATCTGAGCAATCTCGAATCACTAGACCTATCAAGCAACCACCTCTCAGGTACTATTCCTAATGGGCTTGGAAGCCTCTCATTTTTGGCGTACATAAATGTGTCTCACAACCAGCTCAAGGGTGAAATACCACAAGGAACACAGATTACCGGGCAAGCTAAATCTTCATTCGAAGGGAATTCAGGGCTTTGTGGTCTTCCTCTCCAGGAAACTTGCTTTGGGACTAATGTCCCACCAACACAAGAACCTCCGGAAGAAGAAAAAGAAGAAGAGGAAAAAATGTTGAACTGGAAAGGTGTGGCAATAGGGTATGGACCTGGAGTGTTGCTTGGACTTGCAATATCACACCTCATTTCTACATACAAACCAGAGTGGTTCGTCAACATAATTGGTCCAAACAAGCGCAGAAACCGTTAG